From one Suricata suricatta isolate VVHF042 chromosome 8, meerkat_22Aug2017_6uvM2_HiC, whole genome shotgun sequence genomic stretch:
- the WLS gene encoding protein wntless homolog isoform X2 produces the protein MKHEFQAPKALWWKKDLTFHGTPLGRPRTCVASLRKISADHESQSDHLSCFKARENAEVSMDVSLAYRDDMFAEWTEMAHERVPRKLKCTFTSPKTLEYEGRYYECDVLPFMEIGSVAHKYYLLNIRLPVNEKKKINVGIGEIKDIQLVGIHQNGGFTKVWFAMKTFLTPSIFIIMVWYWRRITMMSRPPVLLEKVIFALGISMTFINIPVEWFSIGFDWTWMLLFGDIRQGIFYAMLLSFWIIFCGEHMMDQHERNHIAGYWKQVGPIAVGSFCLFIFDMCERGVQLTNPFYSIWTTDVGTELAMAFIIVAGICLCLYFLFLCFMVFQVFRNISGKQSSLPAMSKVRRLHYEGLIFRFKFLMLITLACAAMTVIFFIVSQVTEGHWKWGGVTVQVNSAFFTGIYGMWNLYVFALMFLYAPSHKNYGEDQSNGDLGVHSGEELQLTTTITHVDGPTEIYKLTRKEAQE, from the exons ATGAAGCATGAGTTTCAGGCGCCTAAGGCACTTTGGTGGAAGAAGGACCTCACGTTCCATGGAACTCCTCTGGGCAGACCTAGGACCTGTGTTGCAAGTCTCAGGAAGATAAGTGCTGATCATGAGTCACAATCTGACCATTTGAGCTGCTTCAAAGCGA GAGAAAATGCAGAAGTTTCCATGGATGTTTCTCTGGCTTACCGTGATGATATGTTTGCTGAATGGACTGAAATGGCCCATGAGAGAGTGCCTCGGAAACTCAAATGTACCTTCACATCCCCCAAG aCCCTGGAGTATGAGGGTCGTTACTATGAATGTGATGTCCTTCCTTTTATGGAAATCGGGTCTGTGGCTCATAAGTACTATCTTCTGAACATACGGCTGCCTGTgaatgagaagaagaaaatcaacgTTGGAATTGGGGAGATAAAGGATATTCAGTTGGTG GGAATCCATCAAAATGGAGGCTTCACCAAGGTGTGGTTCGCCATGAAGACCTTCCTTACACCCAGCATCTTCATCATTATGGTGTGGTATTGGAGGAGGATCACTATGATGTCCCGACCCCCAGTGCTTCTAGAAAA AGTCATCTTTGCCCTTGGGATTTCCATGACTTTTATCAACATCCCGGTGGAGTGGTTTTCCATTGGCTTCGACTGGACCTGGATGCTGCTGTTTGGCGACATCCGACAGGGCATCTTCTACGCGATGCTTCTCTCCTTCTGGATCATCTTCTGTGGCGAGCACATGATG GATCAGCATGAGCGGAATCACATAGCAGGGTATTGGAAACAAGTTGGACCAATTGCTGTtggctctttctgcctcttcatatTTGACATGTGTGAGAG AGGGGTACAGCTCACGAATCCCTTCTACAGTATCTGGACTACAGATGTTGGAACAGAGCTGGCT ATGGCCTTCATCATTGTGGCTGGCATCTGCCTCTGCCTCTACTTCCTGTTTCTGTGCTTCATGGTGTTTCAGGTGTTTCGGAACATCAGTGGGAAGCAGTCCAGCCTGCCAGCCATGAGCAAAGTCCGGCGGCTGCACTACGAG GGGCTGATTTTCAGGTTCAAGTTCCTCATGCTGATCACCTTGGCCTGTGCTGCTATGActgtcattttcttcattgttagTCAG GTGACTGAAGGCCATTGGAAGTGGGGCGGTGTCACAGTTCAAGTGAACAGTGCCTTTTTCACAGGCATCTATGGAATGTGGAACCTGTATGTCTTTGCTCTGATGTTCCTATATGCACCATCCCATAAGAACTATGGGGAAGACCAGTCCAATG GTGATCTGGGTGTCCACAGTGGAGAAGAACTCCAgctcaccaccaccatcacccacGTGGACGGGCCCACCGAGATCTACAAGTTGACCCGCAAGGAGGCCCAGGAGTAA